The proteins below come from a single Penaeus monodon isolate SGIC_2016 chromosome 23, NSTDA_Pmon_1, whole genome shotgun sequence genomic window:
- the LOC119587996 gene encoding ADP/ATP translocase 3-like encodes MSKGFDPMSFAKDFIAGGIAAAISKTAVAPIERVKLLLQVQAASKQITADKAYKGMVDCFVRIPKEQGVLAYWRGNLANVIRYFPTQALNFAFKDKYKQVFLGGVDKKTQFWRFFIGNLASGGAAGATSLCFVYPLDFARTRLAADIGKGAGQREFNGLGDCLVKIFKADGIMGLYRGFGVSVQGIIIYRAAFFGFYDTAKGMLPDPKSAGIILSWAIAQTVTTISGIISYPFDTVRRRMMMQSGRKGADIMYKNTIDCWKKIAKNEGSAAFFKGAFSNVLRGTGGALVLVLYDEIQILLFGSASKSGE; translated from the exons ATGTCGAAGGGCTTCGATCCAATGAGCTTCGCCAAGGATTTTATCGCCGGTGGCATCGCCGCCGCGATCTCCAAGACGGCCGTGGCGCCCATCGAGCGCGTGAAGCTCCTGCTGCAGGTCCAGGCCGCCTCCAAGCAGATCACGGCCGACAAGGCGTACAAGG GCATGGTTGATTGCTTTGTCCGCATCCCAAAGGAACAGGGTGTTCTTGCCTACTGGCGTGGTAACCTTGCCAACGTTATCCGATATTTCCCCACCCAGGCTCTTAACTTCGCCTTCAAGGACAAGTACAAGCAG GTCTTCCTTGGTGGTGTAGACAAGAAGACACAGTTCTGGAGGTTCTTCATTGGTAACTTGGCTTCTGGTGGTGCTGCTGGTGCAACTTCCCTTTGCTTTGTCTACCCCCTTGACTTCGCTCGAACCAG GTTAGCTGCTGATATCGGCAAGGGCGCTGGTCAGCGTGAATTCAATGGTCTGGGAGACTGTCTTGTTAAGATCTTCAAGGCTGATGGCATCATGGGGTTGTACCGTGGCTTCGGAGTATCTGTACAGGGTATCATCATCTACCGCGCCGCCTTCTTTGGCTTCTACGACACAGCTAAGGGCATGTTGCCTGATCCTAAGAGTGCTGGCATCATCCTCTCATGGGCTATTGCACAGACCGTGACCACCATCTCCGGCATTATCTCCTATCCCTTCGACACTGTGCGTAGGCGCATGATGATGCAGTCTGGTCGCAAGGGTGCTGATATCATGTACAAGAACACCATTGACTGCTGGAAGAAGATTGCCAAGAATGAAGGTAGTGCTGCGTTCTTCAAGGGTGCCTTCTCCAATGTTCTCCGTGGTACTG GTGGTGCCCTTGTCCTGGTATTGTACGATGAGATCCAGATCCTCCTGTTCGGCTCTGCATCGAAGAGTGGCGAATAA
- the LOC119587997 gene encoding ADP/ATP translocase 1-like, which yields MGKAFDPTSFLKDFLAGGIAAAVSKTAVAPIERVKLLLQVQAVSKQISADQAYKGMVDCFVRIPKEQGVLAYWRGNLANVIRYFPTQALNFAFKDKYKQVFLGGVDKKTQFWRFFLGNLASGGAAGATSLCFVYPLDFARTRLAADIGKGAGQREFTGLGDCLVKIFKADGLGGLYRGFGVSVQGIIIYRAAFFGLYDTAKGMLPDPKSAGLIVSWAIAQTVTTVSGIISYPFDTVRRRMMMQSGRKGADIIYKNTIDCWKKVAKNEGTGAFFKGAFSNILRGTGGALVLVLYDEIQLLLFGTKSGGGE from the exons ATGGGGAAGGCCTTCGATCCTACGAGCTTCCTGAAGGACTTTCTGGCCGGAGGCATCGCCGCCGCCGTGTCTAAGACCGCCGTCGCCCCCATCGAGCGCGTGAAGCTCCTGCTGCAGGTCCAGGCGGTGTCCAAACAGATCAGCGCCGACCAGGCCTACAAGG GCATGGTCGACTGCTTCGTCCGCATCCCCAAGGAGCAGGGTGTCTTGGCTTACTGGCGCGGTAACTTGGCTAATGTTATTCGTTATTTCCCGACGCAGGCTCTCAACTTCGCCTTCAAGGACAAGTACAAGCag GTTTTCCTTGGTGGCGTAGACAAGAAGACACAGTTCTGGAGGTTCTTCCTTGGTAACTTGGCTTCCGGTGGTGCCGCTGGTGCAACGTCCCTTTGCTTCGTCTACCCCCTTGATTTCGCTCGAACCAG GCTTGCTGCCGATATCGGCAAGGGCGCCGGCCAGCGTGAATTCACAGGCTTAGGAGACTGCCTCGTCAAGATCTTCAAGGCTGATGGCCTCGGTGGCTTGTACCGCGGCTTCGGCGTGTCTGTGCAGGGCATCATCATCTACCGCGCCGCCTTCTTCGGCCTCTACGATACCGCAAAGGGCATGCTGCCAGATCCTAAGAGCGCTGGCCTCATCGTCTCATGGGCTATTGCGCAGACCGTGACCACCGTCTCCGGCATCATCTCCTATCCCTTCGACACTGTGCGTAGGCGCATGATGATGCAGTCTGGTCGCAAGGGTGCTGACATTATCTACAAGAACACCATCGACTGCTGGAAGAAGGTCGCTAAGAACGAGGGTACTGGTGCCTTCTTCAAGGGTGCCTTCTCCAACATCCTTCGTGGTACTG GTGGTGCCCTGGTGCTGGTGCTCTACGACGAAATCCAGCTCCTGCTCTTCGGAACCAAGTCTGGCGGCGGCGAATAG
- the LOC119587998 gene encoding chromosome transmission fidelity protein 8 homolog, which produces MQIPFQIARKEGTPEWIILELQGDLESRTNEEMASKFIGDLHFSKEGTPILIIGHHIMYGKIQDLDKPFVLMHKKKLSTDIEQMDVDDTESQETASSTAGVEYLIKAVIRKKILFKSRPKPIIAVQSATVS; this is translated from the exons ATGCAAATACCTTTTCAGAT CGCCAGGAAGGAAGGCACACCAGAGTGGATCATCCTGGAGTTACAAGGAGATTTAGAGTCTCGCACTAATGAAGAAATGGCTTCGAAGTTCATTGGTGATCTGCATTTTTCCAAAGAG GGCACTCCTATCCTTATTATCGGTCACCACATCATGTATGGAAAAATTCAGGACTTAGATAAGCCCTTTGTTCTAATGCATAAGAAGAAGCTAAGTACCGATATCGAGCAAATGGATGTTGACGACACAGAAAGCCAAGAGACTGCTTCATCGACTGCAGGAGTGGAATATCTCATAAAGGCTGTTATTCGTAAAAAAATTCTGTTCAAAAGCCGGCCAAAGCCAATCATTGCTGTGCAAAGTGCTACTGTTTCGTAG